The following proteins are co-located in the Flavobacterium sp. CECT 9288 genome:
- a CDS encoding cation:proton antiporter, whose translation MKKYKNSIFYLVVTGVFLFLMYLIINKGKTLEANETIVSPISDKGSWGDFIASMLHNFQDPLAILLAQIITIILVARIFGWIFKKIGQPSVIGEIIAGIVLGPSLLGLYFPEVSAALFPVASLGNLKFLSQIGLILFMFVIGMELDLKVLKNKANEAIVISHASIIIPFTLGIGLAYFVYNQFAPEGVKFLSFSLFMGIALSITAFPVLARIVQERGIHKTKLGAIVITCAAADDITAWCILAVVIAIVKAGTFVSSLYIIMLAVLYVAAMIYIVKPFLKRIGDLYGTKDSIVKPVVAIFFLVLIVSSYATEVIGIHALFGAFMAGAIMPDVPKFRTIFIEKVEDVALILLLPLFFVFTGLKTEIGLLNDPYLWKITGFIILVAVVGKFFGSALAAKFVGQSWRDSFTIGALMNTRGLMELIVLNIGLELKVLTPEVFTMMVIMALVTTFMTGPALDLINYIFDTKDGPEQAELSDDSKFKILISFGNNEKGKSLLRIANSLVKKQKNTASVTVMHLSLSDEVHSFNLEDKEKNSFHPLVEESQILKQEITTVFKATTDIETEIADVANQGDYDLLLIGLGKSIFEGTILGKVIGFTTRIINPDRLIDKFTGKEGLFENSPFDERTRQIISKTKMPIGILIDKDLQQVNQVFIPVFSSEDYFLMDYVQKLIYNNNCKIILLDVNGRLTTNFVMNSAIQSLEQQFPNNISVITDKIIKKDFLDQQDLMLISLESWKALVDSRSTWLSGVPSVLIVKQ comes from the coding sequence ATGAAAAAATATAAAAACTCAATTTTTTATTTGGTTGTGACTGGCGTGTTTCTCTTTTTGATGTATCTCATTATCAATAAAGGAAAAACGCTCGAAGCAAATGAAACAATTGTATCCCCTATTAGTGATAAGGGATCTTGGGGAGATTTCATAGCCTCTATGCTTCATAATTTTCAGGATCCATTAGCCATATTATTAGCGCAAATCATAACTATCATTCTGGTTGCACGTATATTTGGATGGATTTTCAAAAAAATTGGTCAGCCCTCAGTAATAGGAGAAATTATTGCTGGTATTGTTTTGGGACCCTCTTTATTGGGTTTGTATTTCCCTGAAGTATCTGCTGCATTGTTTCCAGTAGCTTCACTAGGAAATTTAAAATTTTTAAGCCAAATAGGACTGATCCTTTTTATGTTTGTAATAGGTATGGAGCTGGATTTAAAAGTCTTAAAAAACAAAGCTAACGAAGCCATTGTAATCAGTCACGCTAGTATTATTATTCCGTTTACACTGGGCATAGGGCTTGCCTATTTTGTGTACAATCAATTTGCTCCAGAAGGCGTTAAGTTTTTATCTTTTAGTTTGTTCATGGGTATTGCACTAAGCATCACTGCTTTTCCAGTACTAGCACGTATTGTCCAAGAAAGAGGCATACACAAGACAAAATTAGGCGCTATTGTAATTACTTGCGCAGCAGCAGATGATATTACTGCTTGGTGTATTTTAGCAGTAGTAATTGCAATTGTAAAAGCGGGAACATTTGTTAGTTCACTATACATTATCATGCTTGCAGTACTATATGTTGCAGCAATGATCTATATCGTAAAACCTTTCTTAAAGAGAATTGGAGATTTATATGGAACTAAAGACAGTATTGTAAAACCGGTTGTAGCTATCTTTTTTTTGGTCTTAATTGTATCCTCATATGCAACTGAAGTGATTGGAATCCATGCTCTTTTTGGCGCTTTTATGGCAGGAGCTATTATGCCTGATGTTCCTAAATTTAGAACCATATTTATAGAAAAAGTAGAAGATGTTGCACTAATTTTACTCTTACCACTATTCTTTGTTTTTACTGGATTAAAAACTGAAATTGGTCTTTTAAACGATCCTTATTTATGGAAAATAACGGGTTTCATAATTCTTGTAGCCGTTGTAGGTAAGTTTTTTGGAAGCGCACTAGCAGCCAAATTTGTGGGTCAAAGTTGGCGCGATAGTTTTACAATAGGAGCCTTGATGAACACCCGAGGATTGATGGAGTTAATTGTATTGAATATAGGTCTTGAACTAAAAGTACTTACACCCGAAGTTTTTACAATGATGGTTATAATGGCACTCGTAACTACATTTATGACAGGACCGGCACTAGATCTTATTAATTATATTTTTGACACAAAAGATGGTCCCGAACAAGCTGAACTATCAGATGATTCCAAGTTTAAAATACTAATCTCTTTTGGGAACAATGAAAAAGGAAAATCACTGCTTCGAATTGCAAATAGTTTGGTAAAAAAACAAAAAAATACCGCTAGCGTTACCGTTATGCACCTGTCTCTAAGCGACGAAGTACATAGTTTCAACCTAGAGGACAAAGAAAAAAACAGTTTTCACCCTTTGGTTGAAGAATCTCAAATTCTAAAACAAGAAATCACTACCGTTTTCAAGGCTACAACAGATATTGAAACTGAAATTGCTGATGTTGCTAATCAAGGAGATTATGATTTATTGCTAATAGGTTTAGGAAAATCTATTTTTGAAGGTACTATCCTTGGGAAAGTGATTGGGTTTACCACTAGAATCATTAACCCTGACCGTTTAATAGATAAGTTTACAGGAAAAGAAGGCTTGTTTGAAAATTCACCATTTGATGAAAGAACAAGACAAATCATTTCCAAAACCAAAATGCCGATTGGAATTCTTATTGATAAAGATCTACAACAAGTAAACCAAGTTTTTATTCCGGTTTTCAGTTCTGAAGATTATTTTTTAATGGACTATGTTCAAAAATTAATTTACAATAATAATTGCAAAATTATACTCTTAGAT